A single genomic interval of Ramlibacter sp. harbors:
- a CDS encoding electron transfer flavoprotein-ubiquinone oxidoreductase, giving the protein MTHDEILAQFGPREAMEYDVVVVGGGPGGLSTAIRLKQLAAEKGTDISVVVLEKGSEPGAHILSGAIMDPRALYELIPNWKELGAPLNQPVTDDAYVFLGETSGFRVPNVFLPPFAQNHGNYIVSLGNVTKWLGEQAEALGVEIFPGFPAAEVLYNDDGSVKGVATGNLGVGKDGEPTENFQLGMELHAKYTVFAEGARGHLGKQLIARFKLDEGRDPQSFGIGIKELWEIDPSRHTPGFVMHTAGWPMASDTYGGAFLYHLEDNKVALGFVVGLGYTNPYLSPFEEFQRWKTHPRVRYYFENDKGEVTAKRLSYGARAINASGINALPKTVFPGGALVGCNAGYLNVGRIKGSHAAIKSGMLAAEAAYDAVVAGRQNDELAAYPAAFEKSWLHAELQKDRNFKNWFKYGLTTATLMNGFEQFVLRGHIPWTLRRDKPDHAYLKPAAECQPIAYPKPDGKLTFDKLSSVFISNTNHEENQPAHLTLKDASVPVNINLSKYAGPEARYCPAGVYEFVKSDDNTDRLQINAQNCVHCKTCDIKDPTQNIVWVTPEGGGGPNYVGM; this is encoded by the coding sequence ATGACCCACGACGAGATACTGGCACAGTTCGGCCCCCGCGAAGCCATGGAATACGACGTGGTGGTGGTCGGTGGCGGCCCGGGCGGCCTGTCCACCGCGATCCGCCTCAAGCAACTGGCCGCCGAAAAGGGCACCGACATTTCCGTGGTGGTGCTTGAAAAGGGCTCCGAGCCCGGCGCCCACATCCTGTCAGGCGCCATCATGGACCCGCGCGCGCTGTACGAACTGATCCCCAACTGGAAGGAACTCGGCGCCCCGCTGAACCAGCCGGTGACCGATGACGCCTACGTCTTCCTGGGCGAAACCTCAGGCTTTCGCGTACCCAACGTCTTTCTGCCGCCCTTTGCGCAGAATCACGGCAACTACATCGTGAGCCTGGGCAACGTCACCAAGTGGCTGGGCGAGCAGGCCGAGGCACTGGGCGTGGAAATCTTCCCCGGCTTTCCCGCCGCCGAGGTGCTCTACAACGACGACGGGTCGGTCAAGGGCGTGGCCACCGGCAACCTGGGCGTGGGCAAGGACGGCGAGCCCACCGAAAACTTCCAGCTGGGCATGGAGCTGCACGCCAAGTACACCGTGTTTGCCGAAGGCGCGCGCGGCCACCTGGGCAAGCAACTGATCGCCAGGTTCAAGCTCGACGAAGGGCGCGACCCGCAAAGCTTTGGCATTGGCATCAAGGAACTGTGGGAGATCGACCCGAGCCGCCACACCCCGGGCTTCGTGATGCACACCGCCGGCTGGCCCATGGCGTCCGACACCTACGGTGGCGCCTTTCTGTACCACCTGGAGGACAACAAGGTCGCGCTCGGTTTTGTGGTGGGCCTGGGCTACACCAACCCCTACCTCAGCCCCTTTGAAGAGTTCCAGCGCTGGAAGACCCACCCCCGGGTGCGCTACTACTTCGAGAACGACAAGGGCGAGGTCACGGCCAAGCGCCTGTCGTATGGCGCCCGCGCCATCAATGCCAGCGGCATCAACGCCCTGCCCAAAACGGTGTTCCCGGGCGGTGCGCTGGTCGGCTGCAACGCGGGTTACCTCAACGTGGGCCGCATCAAGGGCAGCCATGCCGCCATCAAGAGCGGGATGCTGGCGGCCGAAGCCGCCTACGACGCCGTCGTCGCGGGCCGCCAGAACGACGAACTGGCCGCCTACCCCGCAGCCTTCGAGAAGAGCTGGCTGCACGCCGAACTGCAGAAGGACCGCAATTTCAAGAACTGGTTCAAGTACGGCCTGACCACCGCCACGCTGATGAACGGCTTTGAGCAGTTCGTGCTGCGCGGCCACATTCCCTGGACGCTGCGGCGCGACAAGCCCGACCACGCCTACCTCAAGCCGGCGGCCGAATGCCAGCCCATTGCCTACCCCAAGCCCGATGGCAAGCTGACCTTTGACAAGCTCTCGTCGGTGTTCATCTCCAACACCAACCACGAAGAGAACCAGCCGGCCCACCTGACGCTCAAGGATGCGTCGGTGCCCGTGAACATCAATCTCTCGAAGTACGCAGGTCCCGAGGCGCGCTACTGCCCCGCCGGCGTGTACGAATTCGTCAAAAGCGACGACAACACCGACCGGCTGCAGATCAACGCCCAGAACTGCGTGCACTGCAAGACCTGCGACATCAAGGACCCGACGCAGAACATCGTCTGGGTCACGCCCGAGGGCGGCGGCGGCCCCAACTACGTCGGCATGTAG
- the gcvT gene encoding glycine cleavage system aminomethyltransferase GcvT → MSATAQDLLKTPLHALHVELGARMVPFAGYSMPVQYPAGLMAEHHHTRQAAGLFDVSHMGQLKLLGPDAAAAFETLMPVDVQGLGYDNGVCRQRYGLLLTEEGTIIDDLMFVNRGEDIFVIVNGACKAGDIAHIQARIGSRCTVLPLPDRALLALQGPQAVSALSRLLTGVDKLVFMTGGHFIWEGADLFITRSGYTGEDGFEISVPASHAEALARALLAQPEVKPVGLGARNSLRLEAGLCLYGNDIDTTTTPVEAGLTWAIQKVRRSGGAREGGFPGAARVLAQLQGEGLARKRVGLVALERIPVRDHTELQDASGQRIGEVTSGLLGPTLDKPVAMGYVDAAQAATGTRVNAMVRGKAVPMEVSAMPFVPTRYYRG, encoded by the coding sequence TTGTCTGCCACTGCCCAGGATCTTCTCAAAACCCCGCTGCACGCCCTGCATGTGGAACTTGGCGCCCGCATGGTGCCCTTTGCCGGCTACAGCATGCCGGTGCAGTACCCGGCCGGCCTGATGGCCGAGCACCACCACACGCGCCAGGCCGCCGGCCTGTTTGACGTCTCGCACATGGGACAGCTCAAGCTGCTGGGGCCCGACGCCGCCGCCGCCTTCGAAACCCTGATGCCCGTGGACGTGCAGGGCCTGGGCTACGACAACGGCGTCTGCAGGCAGCGCTACGGCCTGTTGCTGACCGAAGAGGGCACCATCATCGACGACCTGATGTTCGTCAACCGGGGCGAGGACATTTTCGTGATCGTCAATGGCGCCTGCAAGGCCGGTGACATCGCCCACATCCAGGCCCGCATCGGCAGCCGCTGCACCGTGCTGCCCCTGCCCGACCGCGCGCTGCTGGCGCTGCAGGGTCCGCAGGCCGTCAGCGCGCTGTCGCGGCTGCTGACCGGCGTGGACAAGCTGGTCTTCATGACTGGCGGGCATTTCATCTGGGAAGGCGCGGACCTGTTCATCACCCGCAGCGGCTACACCGGCGAAGACGGGTTTGAAATATCGGTCCCCGCCAGCCATGCCGAGGCGCTGGCGCGCGCGCTGCTGGCCCAACCCGAGGTCAAGCCCGTGGGCCTGGGCGCGCGCAACTCGCTGCGGCTGGAGGCCGGCCTGTGCCTGTACGGCAACGACATCGACACCACCACCACCCCCGTGGAAGCCGGCCTGACCTGGGCCATCCAGAAGGTGCGGCGCAGCGGCGGCGCGCGTGAAGGGGGCTTCCCGGGCGCGGCGCGCGTGCTGGCGCAGCTGCAGGGCGAAGGCCTCGCGCGCAAGCGGGTCGGCCTGGTGGCGCTGGAGCGCATCCCGGTGCGTGACCACACCGAGCTGCAGGACGCCAGCGGCCAGCGCATCGGCGAAGTCACCAGCGGCCTGCTGGGGCCCACCCTCGACAAGCCGGTGGCCATGGGCTACGTGGACGCCGCCCAGGCGGCGACCGGCACACGGGTGAATGCCATGGTGCGCGGCAAGGCCGTGCCCATGGAAGTCAGCGCCATGCCCTTTGTACCGACACGCTACTACCGCGGTTGA
- a CDS encoding SDR family oxidoreductase, with the protein MAYSIDLSGRVAFITGASSGLGAQFALTLSRAGAAVVLASRRVEKLKDLRARIEAEGGDAHVTELDVTDRNSIKSAVAHAETEVGSIDILVNNSGVSTTQRIQDVEEDDYDFIFDTNVKGAFFVAQEVGKRMLARARGAAPGTYTGGRIINIASMAGLKVLPQIGVYCMSKAAVVQMTRALALEWGRFGINVNAICPGYIDTEINHHHWQTEQGQKLVQMLPRKRVGQPQDLDALIVLLASGQSHFINGAVIAADDGFGV; encoded by the coding sequence GTGGCATACAGCATCGACCTCTCGGGCCGCGTGGCTTTCATTACCGGTGCCTCGAGTGGCCTGGGTGCGCAGTTCGCCCTCACCCTGTCGCGTGCGGGTGCCGCCGTGGTGCTGGCCAGCCGCCGCGTGGAAAAACTCAAGGACCTGCGCGCCCGGATCGAGGCCGAGGGCGGTGACGCCCATGTGACAGAACTCGATGTGACCGACCGCAACAGCATCAAGTCGGCGGTGGCCCATGCCGAGACCGAGGTGGGCTCGATCGACATCCTGGTGAACAACTCGGGCGTGAGCACCACCCAGCGCATCCAGGACGTGGAGGAGGACGACTACGACTTCATCTTCGACACCAACGTCAAGGGCGCGTTCTTCGTGGCGCAGGAGGTCGGCAAGCGCATGCTGGCGCGCGCGCGGGGCGCCGCGCCCGGCACCTACACGGGCGGGCGCATCATCAACATCGCGAGCATGGCGGGGCTCAAGGTGCTGCCCCAGATCGGCGTGTACTGCATGAGCAAGGCGGCCGTGGTGCAGATGACCAGGGCCCTGGCGCTGGAGTGGGGCCGTTTTGGCATCAACGTCAATGCCATCTGCCCCGGCTACATCGACACCGAGATCAACCACCACCACTGGCAGACCGAGCAGGGCCAGAAGCTGGTCCAGATGCTGCCGCGCAAGCGTGTGGGCCAGCCCCAGGACCTGGATGCACTGATCGTGCTGCTGGCCAGCGGGCAGAGCCACTTCATCAACGGCGCGGTGATCGCGGCCGACGACGGCTTTGGCGTCTAG
- a CDS encoding TRAP transporter substrate-binding protein — MKLSRLVFALTLAAGFVASAAAQTTMRISISVAQNSHQGVAIDTFAKEVEKRTGGRYKIQTFYSGSLGGERESIEAVQLGTQALAFSSTGPVPNFVPETKILDVPFLFRDKAHARAVLDGPIGQDLLAKFDAKGFKALAWAENGFRHMTNSKRDVKAPEDLKGLKMRTMENPVHIAAYKGFGIVTTPMAFPEVFTALQQGTVDGQENPLSVIIAAKFDQVQKHLSLTGHVYSPAIFLMNKAEFDKLSAADKQSFIDAAKEGAKANRARVDEDDAKGVADLRAKGMTVIDNVDKAKFVAALAPVNAEFEKQFGKANLDKIRNYK, encoded by the coding sequence ATGAAACTTTCCAGACTGGTTTTCGCCCTGACGCTCGCCGCCGGCTTTGTCGCCAGCGCCGCTGCCCAGACCACCATGCGCATCAGCATCTCGGTGGCCCAGAATTCCCACCAGGGCGTGGCCATCGACACCTTTGCCAAAGAGGTGGAGAAGCGCACCGGCGGACGCTACAAGATCCAGACCTTCTACAGCGGCTCGCTGGGCGGAGAGCGCGAATCGATCGAGGCCGTTCAGCTGGGCACCCAGGCCCTGGCGTTCAGCTCCACGGGCCCGGTGCCCAACTTCGTGCCCGAGACCAAGATCCTGGACGTGCCCTTCCTGTTCCGTGACAAGGCCCATGCCCGCGCCGTGCTCGACGGCCCCATCGGCCAGGACCTGCTGGCCAAGTTCGATGCCAAGGGCTTCAAGGCGCTGGCCTGGGCCGAGAACGGCTTCCGCCACATGACCAACAGCAAGCGCGACGTCAAGGCCCCCGAAGACCTCAAGGGCCTGAAGATGCGCACCATGGAGAACCCCGTGCACATTGCCGCCTACAAGGGCTTTGGCATCGTGACCACGCCCATGGCGTTCCCCGAAGTGTTCACGGCCCTGCAGCAGGGCACGGTGGACGGCCAGGAGAATCCGCTGTCGGTGATCATCGCCGCCAAGTTCGACCAGGTGCAAAAGCACCTGTCGCTGACCGGCCATGTGTACTCCCCCGCCATCTTCCTGATGAACAAGGCCGAGTTTGACAAGCTCAGCGCCGCCGACAAGCAAAGCTTCATTGACGCCGCCAAGGAAGGCGCCAAGGCCAACCGCGCCCGCGTGGACGAGGACGATGCCAAGGGCGTGGCCGACCTGCGCGCCAAGGGCATGACCGTGATCGACAACGTCGACAAGGCCAAATTCGTTGCCGCGCTGGCCCCGGTGAACGCCGAGTTCGAGAAGCAGTTTGGCAAGGCCAACCTCGACAAGATCCGCAACTACAAGTAA
- the gcvH gene encoding glycine cleavage system protein GcvH, whose protein sequence is MTMKYTQDHEWIQLEDHEAATVGITLHAQDALGDVVFVELPEVGRVYAKGEVAGVVESVKAAADVYMPIAGEVTEVNEALRADPSLANTDPLGNGWFFTILIKDMAEFDALMDEPGYIKFTQENS, encoded by the coding sequence ATGACCATGAAATACACGCAGGACCACGAATGGATCCAGCTGGAAGACCACGAGGCCGCCACGGTGGGCATCACGCTGCACGCGCAGGACGCGCTGGGCGATGTGGTGTTTGTCGAACTGCCCGAAGTCGGTCGCGTCTATGCCAAGGGTGAGGTTGCGGGCGTGGTCGAGTCGGTCAAGGCCGCCGCCGACGTCTACATGCCCATCGCCGGCGAAGTGACCGAAGTCAACGAAGCCCTGCGCGCCGACCCCTCTCTGGCCAACACCGACCCGCTGGGCAATGGCTGGTTCTTCACCATCCTGATCAAGGACATGGCCGAGTTTGACGCCCTGATGGACGAGCCCGGCTACATCAAGTTCACCCAAGAGAACTCCTGA
- a CDS encoding TRAP transporter small permease yields the protein MKQAFLRLEHGATLFTMLAACAMLVLAAGLGMFQIIMRFVLEQPAEWTEVLIRFSLIWMVFMGIPTAFRQGAMVSVDVLYRWSPPGMRRVLDFVVCLAALALIGVIFWWGWDYAVRGRVQTMIGLESVSMFWAYLAMPVGAVFSALGIVGNLLDPQRMELETAQ from the coding sequence ATGAAACAGGCCTTCTTGAGGCTGGAACACGGGGCCACCCTGTTCACCATGCTGGCCGCGTGCGCAATGCTGGTGCTGGCCGCGGGACTGGGCATGTTCCAGATCATCATGCGGTTCGTGCTGGAGCAGCCGGCCGAATGGACCGAAGTGCTGATCCGCTTCAGCCTGATCTGGATGGTGTTCATGGGCATCCCAACGGCCTTTCGCCAGGGGGCGATGGTCAGCGTGGACGTGCTGTACCGCTGGAGCCCGCCGGGCATGCGGCGCGTGCTTGATTTCGTGGTCTGCCTGGCCGCGCTGGCGCTGATCGGCGTGATCTTCTGGTGGGGCTGGGACTACGCCGTGCGCGGGCGGGTGCAGACCATGATCGGGCTCGAAAGCGTCTCGATGTTCTGGGCCTACCTGGCCATGCCCGTGGGGGCCGTGTTCAGCGCGCTGGGCATCGTGGGCAACCTGCTGGACCCGCAGCGCATGGAACTGGAGACCGCCCAATGA
- a CDS encoding TRAP transporter large permease, giving the protein MTAVMISTMVLCFALTVSVAVSIGLSAVLGIQVANAHMLISVKEMFNSINKFPLAAIPFFILAGNLMETGGISRRLVEFAKSVVGGVQGGLPMTCVLTCMIFAAVSGSSVATTFAIGAILIPALIKHGYPVTYAAALQATSAELGVIIPPSIPLILYGVSAEVSIGELFIAGFGPGLLIGGALMLFVYLYCKWKGWGKADGDGRLGLGRATLQAGWALLMPLIILGGIYGGVFTPTEASAVAVFYALIVGVVIYREIRLKDLYPILRKSVLSSAVIMFIIANAGLFAFLITRAGVPDAIGRWLEAVLQSPALFLLGVNAALFFIGMFIETSAAIIVLAPILAPVAQHFGVDPVHFGLIMVVNLALGMITPPFGVNLFAACTVAKVSLDRIVGHLIPFVLVILACLMVITYVPSLSLTLRDLVYAR; this is encoded by the coding sequence ATGACGGCCGTGATGATTTCCACCATGGTGCTGTGCTTTGCACTCACCGTGTCGGTGGCCGTGTCCATTGGACTGTCCGCGGTGCTGGGCATCCAGGTGGCCAATGCCCACATGCTGATCTCCGTCAAGGAGATGTTCAACTCCATCAACAAGTTTCCGCTGGCCGCCATTCCCTTCTTCATCCTGGCCGGCAACCTCATGGAAACCGGCGGCATCTCGCGCCGCCTGGTCGAATTTGCCAAGAGCGTGGTGGGCGGCGTGCAGGGCGGCCTGCCCATGACCTGCGTGCTCACCTGCATGATCTTTGCAGCGGTGTCGGGCTCGTCGGTGGCCACCACCTTCGCAATTGGCGCCATCCTGATCCCCGCGCTCATCAAGCACGGCTACCCTGTCACCTACGCCGCCGCGCTGCAGGCCACCAGCGCCGAACTGGGCGTGATCATCCCGCCGTCCATCCCGCTGATCCTGTACGGCGTGAGCGCCGAGGTGTCGATCGGTGAACTGTTCATTGCGGGCTTTGGGCCCGGCCTGCTGATCGGCGGTGCGCTGATGCTGTTTGTCTACCTGTACTGCAAGTGGAAGGGCTGGGGCAAGGCCGACGGCGATGGCCGCCTGGGCCTGGGCCGTGCCACGCTGCAGGCCGGCTGGGCCCTGCTGATGCCGTTGATCATTCTGGGCGGCATTTATGGCGGCGTGTTCACGCCCACCGAGGCATCGGCCGTGGCGGTGTTCTATGCGCTGATCGTGGGCGTGGTGATCTATCGCGAAATCCGCCTCAAGGACCTGTACCCCATCCTGCGCAAATCGGTGCTGTCGTCGGCCGTGATCATGTTCATCATTGCCAATGCCGGGCTGTTTGCCTTTTTGATCACGCGCGCCGGCGTGCCCGACGCGATCGGCCGCTGGCTGGAGGCCGTGCTGCAAAGCCCGGCGCTGTTCCTGCTGGGCGTGAACGCCGCGCTGTTCTTCATTGGCATGTTCATCGAGACCAGCGCCGCCATCATCGTGCTGGCGCCCATCCTGGCGCCGGTGGCCCAGCACTTTGGGGTGGACCCGGTGCACTTTGGCCTGATCATGGTGGTCAACCTCGCGCTGGGCATGATCACCCCGCCCTTTGGCGTCAACCTGTTCGCCGCCTGCACCGTGGCCAAGGTGTCGCTGGACCGCATCGTGGGGCACCTGATCCCGTTCGTGCTGGTGATCCTGGCCTGCCTGATGGTCATCACCTACGTGCCGTCACTGTCGCTCACGCTGCGCGACCTGGTTTACGCCCGGTAG